TGTAGAGCAGAGGAAGATAATGTCACCAATGCAGGTAAGTGCACCTTCAGTTAAAGGTTCAAACAGTTCCTTTTAAAATATTGGTAAccctttacaataaggtttcatttgttaacgtTAGCTTAAcctacattatttaaaatgacctaataatgaaagaaaaaaaaaaaacttctaaaGCATTATCAGTCttagttaatgttcattttgacatttattgatacatctttaaaataaaaaaatgtatgtaattaTTTAGTATAATAGAATATTATTATGGACCTGAGCTATGTACTAACAACAGTTGTATTGTtatgaactaacattaacaaaaacgCTTAAATACAGTATAGTTAATGcactaactaatgttaactaatggcaAGTGTtagcaaaatatttaatattagtagttaaatatttaacaaaaggAGATTCCTGTGTGTGTGCCATCAGtgactttatatttatattattttatttttttttccatctttttttttctattgatatttttatttttttatttttattattttatttttattacttattGTTATGAGTAACTTTTTAGGTGCTATGATTTGTCACCATTTTATTTCACCAACCaaactttttaatattattttttctgtctttcttttttcccctcaaaacACTTAGATTAAACCTCTCAAATTGATTATTtagattcattttacattttatgacctttttgattgttttgtttACCTGTCCTTTAAACTGAGGGACAGACacctctcaggtttcattaaaaatattgtttcaaagatgaaccaAAAGCTTTATGGGTATTCCAATAATGAAGCAAGTATAGTTTCAAATTTTACTGACATAGTCCAATTAATTCATGATCCCTGCAAATTCCCCAAATGTGGGAATCTCGACTGCATAATTTATGGTAGTGGGGGACTGCGTTTGCGCTCTCccctggatttaataggggcaGTCATGGCCTAATTAATAGAGAGttggacttgtaacccaaaggtcttgggttcgagtctcaggtgCGGCAGGGATTGTGAGGGGAGTGAATGTCCAGCGCTCTCCCCACTCTCAATACCAagactgaggtgagacccttgagcaaggcaccgtaccccTGAGTGCTCCCCGGGCGccgcagcaatggctgcccactgctccgggtgtgtgttcactgctgtgtgtgtgcacttggatgggttaaatgcagagcacatattccgagtatgggtcacGAGTATGGGTCACTTCACTCACTCATAATGTAAGTTTGGCAAACATTGTATTTGTACTTTATTCTCTCATGTGGACAGGCATCTGGCATCTGGTCCACATTGTCAAATATTCTGGACAAGAACCACTAAAATGTAGAAGGAAGAGACTGTATGACTGACATGTAAACCAACAACAGGTAGGTTtgttttatgtaacattatgttaagttattatgttaagttatttttttccttcatcTTTATTCACTGCTCACTGTTTTCGATGTGTGAAATATAACTaatgctataaaaaaaataaaagtttctttaatattaaaatttacagagggtcatttattatttatttcttcaAATATATAATGTTAGTTTGTCTCTGCTCTTGAAGTATGAATGTGAAATACACAGTAATTTAGCAGAGATGTAATTCACTGGCTCCCTCTGCTGGTGACAGGGTGAACAACATGCTCATcttcagtgatttttttttttttttttttttttttttttttgtgggccACCTGAAAGAAAACACTTTTGTGCAGTTAAATACATTTCACATTAGTTacaggaattatttaaaaaaaaaaaaaaaaaaaaaaaaaaacctctaatTAGTTTAATAAGGGCTTACTTTTGCTGTGTGCTGTGCTCTTGGTAAACATTTACTTAAATGCTTTATAAAATGAGTACTTATTTTACAAAGTTGAGTTTATTACATGTTAATATCATGCTAACATAACATATGTATACACTAACAGACAGTGTTTAGGACATTCACAGTTAGTTATCAGTGCTTTTATCTCTTCTCTGCAGGTGTGGACTTTGATGCTGTAAATAAACTGGAGAGTTTCCTGTCTCCTGTAagtgtcgtgtgtgtgtgtgtgtgtgtgtgtgtgtgtgtgtgtgtgtgtgtcttgatGGGTGGGGAGGAGGAGTTCATCAGCACTGACAGTTAGATATATATGGAAAAAATCATAAAAGCCTCCTTTGATTTGTCACTGAAGTTGTTTGATGATTTCCTCTGTTGTGTCTAATAAGGTAACAGCGAGTGTGATTGGAGGTGTTGgacctctttctctctcattaagGGGTGTGAGAGGATGCCTGTACTTCTGTATCATCAGTGCGGAGAAGCTTTACTGGATGTTGAATTAATCAagcagagagagatggagagatgcCTGATGCTCATTTTACTGACTACAGTTGTAAAACTCATCACAGCTGGTAAGTGCacaagaaattaaagaaattaagttatttttaggAATGAAGGTGTCAGACTGTTATTTAGTCACTTAAAATTAAACTATACCgtaatgtgttttttgtgtcTGGGTAATCACATTGtcacaatattttaaatgtgctcCTGTGTTTAACACgcaattttttctttctttctcttttgctctctgtctttctctctctgtttctcccaTTTATAAAGATCTATAAATAAGTTTAACATGATggtctttttttattcattataattatcaaaataatgttattatttgatatcaACAGATTTTTTGCCTTGTTTTGTGATCACAATTTAATTTTGCACGTGATATCAACATTGGAAATTTTGTCTCAATATTCTGTTTTCTCAaaatagaagaaagaaagaaaaaataaccaTACATTGCCCACCTTTTCTCAGGTTGCAAATGATTTAATCGTCATGTTTCAAACATCATGCAGGCATCTCGGTTAAGTAAATTTGATCACACATTTGGAGTTCTGATTTTATAGACATTCATTTGGAAATATTAGTTTGAGACATGTTAGCTTGAGTGAGTCCCATAAACATTAACCCCCCAAAATTATTTGCTAATTCACGATCCTGCAACATAAATGCTATATTATGTCAAGATCTCAATAAAAAGAATCATGAGAAACAAGACCTAAAACCTAAAGGCCTTACTGTGTTAAATCTTACATAATACAGAGCTCAGCTGCAGAAGAAGTTTGGGGCCAATCTGTAAACTTTAAAATACTCACCGTCTCAATAATTTAGACACAAGACGTAAACAATATGTgtgttaacatgattttagtGTGGAAAAAATTACTAGCCTTTTCTGTGTAAATTTATATCCAGTTTTACAACTTTGTTTCCATGACAAAGTAATGGTATAAACCCTGtaacaatgttttaaaaattttagGATAATTGGGGAAAATTTAGGAAAATTATAAgttttaataaaagtttttaataaaaaagtgtGTTGAAGTctgaatgttattttaaatattcaaatgtatGTGTCCCATTTTGCCAGTTGTTCCACTTTGTAATGCTATGAATTAAACTCTCATATATTACCTCTCTCATTgttactgcttaatatttagaCGGTGTGAATGTGAGGTTGGTTGGTGGTCACAGTCGCTGTGCTGGTACAGTGGAGGTTCTTCATAGAGGTCAgtggggaacagtgtgtgatGAGGACTGGGATTTGGCTGCtgctgcagtggtgtgtagagagctggactgtggagaaCCTGTAGATGCTCTGAGTGATGCTCATTTTGGACAAGGATCAGGACCAATCTGGATGAGTTTTGTCAGGTGTACTGGATCAGAATCTACACTGAAGAACTGTGGGTCAGGAGGATGGGGTAGAAGCACCTGTGATCATACTAAAGATGCTGGAGTCATCTGCTCAGGTGAGGTATTCTACATATTCAAATTCATATctttgcaatatttttttgtgcttccaTATTGGCTTCTaatttttaagttgattttaaaatgttgactTCAATGATagatttcatatttatattagttttttttttttttttttttgcatatatattgattaaaatactaacaataaaatgttgttgttgtgtttttttttttttttttttttttttttttttatatgtacaAATCATTATCTTGAAGCCCCATAAATAAGTCATGCTTTTGTTGATCTGTGTTGTCTTATTTAGAAGTCAGACTGGTTGGAGGTTCTCGCTGCTCTGGGAGGTTAGAGATACTTGATAATCAGACGTGGGTTTcagtgtgtgctgctgcctttgaccagcaggatgcagaggttgtgtgtagagagctggactgtgggaatcctgtacaggtgctgggagaagatgcttttggCAAAGGAGACGCTCAGATGTggacacaagagattcagtgcagAGGAAATGAGTCTCAGATTCATCTCTGCCCAACATCACCATCACATGAAAACAACTGTTCACAAGAACACAGCATTGCTTTGCAGTGTACTGGTAGGAGTTTAAAGTACAACAAAACATATTaacttcattttattatatcatttcatatttacactagctttttttcttacattcacagacataatAAATGTGAGGTTGGTTGGTGGTCACAGTCGCTGTGCTGGTAGAGTGGAGGTTCTTCATCGAGGTCAGTGGGGAACAGTGTGTGGTGCTGGCTGGGATTtggctgatgctgcagtggtgtgtagagagctggactgtggagaaCCTGTAGATGCTCTGGGTGATGCTCATTTTGGACTGGGATCAAAACTGTTTTGGATGAAAAATGCAATATGTACTGGTTCAGAGTCTACACTTAAGAAATGTGGATTCTTAAAACCAACTGAACCTGATTTGTGTCTTAATAAAAGCGCTCAAGTCATTTGTTCAGGTAAGCTAAAGCTGAAAATCCAGTCCTAATGTATAAGGCAGTTGCATCAAAAGCtgtcataatttcatttttttgttaccATTTTCCACCTTTTTGACCACACAAACTTTTCAATTAGGCTGTAATAATCATGGACCTTGTTAAAAATAAACCTTAGAAGCTTTTTtctaataatacattttaatgtaatgCCCTGAATAAATTTATTCATAGATATTGTTGACATGGAAATGTGGGTAGATTTTTACATAAACTATaactattcattttttttctatatgaGCTGTTTGTGAAGCTTATTTTCAAGGCCTTTTTGGACTGGAAAAAGTTTACATGAATAATATGTTTTcatagtaaatatatttatttcagaagaTAAAGGAAAATATGATTTATCATTATATTACTAATATAGTGAATATATGACTGACTCATTATTGAACTCATTATTGAAATTATTgaacttcaaattttgttcTTTCCTGTGTTGTTCTTTCAGAAGTCAGGCTGGTTGGAGGTTCTCGCTGCTCTGGGAGGTTAGAGATACTTGATGATCAGTCGTGGGTTTcagtgtgtgctgctgcctttgaccagcaggatgcagaggttgtgtgtagagagctggactgtggggctcctgtacaggtgctgggagaagatgcttttggaaAAGGAGACGTTCAGATGTggacacaagagattcagtgcagAGGAAATGAGTCTCAGATTCACCTCTGCCCAACATCCTTACACAAAAACACCTGTTCATATGAAAGTGATGTTGGCTTGATGTGTGCAGGTTTgagctaatttttttttttttttttttttcaaatttaatgTTCCCAAAAACTACACTAAATattcattaatttcattttctttgCATGATACTTTCCCCTAATTCTTTCCCTTTGTCCATATGTTTTTACTccctttttattcattatatagACATTATGAGAGTGAGGTTGGTTGGTGGTCACAGTCGCTGTGCTGGTAGAGTGGAGGTTCTTCATAGAGGTCAgtggggaacagtgtgtgatATTTTCTGGGATATGGCTGAAgctgcagtggtgtgtagagagctggactgtggagaaCCTGTAGATGCTGTAGGAGGTGCTCACTTTGGACCAGGATCAGGACCAATCTGGACAAATCGCAGTTTATGTTCTGGATCAGAATCTACATCGAAGAACTGTGGAACAGTAAATTGGGGTTTTTATGACTGTGATCATACAAAAGATGCAGGAGTCATCTGCTCAGGTAAACTCCTCCAAACCTTGACCTATTTTTATGTCACTGATAAACCACCTACTATAAAGATATGAGACTATCCTcctccaaaaataaataaataaataaataaataaaataaaatacaaaataccttaattttaagtatatcaaaataaactactgtatttttgttttttaaaagggagcatgaaatttcttcgcAAGCCTTCCATCATTTGGCCTAATTTGACCATTACTCTGACTCAgttgattaagtaaacaatgtttgatagcaacagctATTCTCTGCCcaagtcattttaataaatttgcataTGTAACCAGTTAAATcacaatatgtaggatttttggattaaaatatccggaaaccactagaacaatgttatatattttgttgacttgtgtacttacattatcccaaatgttccCAAGAATTTTTAAATGCAGAGAAATATTCAGTTTCTAATAAATAATCACATGTCCATGCgttgcctatcaatgacatcataccctcAATTTCCGTTTTTATTTAGTAGAAACCgtggaaacatcaaagacactttagtatattatgtgtttcattagacaggtgagcaactgtttggatacattcatcaacagaaaactaatcattgttatgtagctcaacacagtaaatcttattgtttaaatcttgttttcttgatttaccatgagtaccatgtttttccattactaatatcgatctagcttactgcagtgtgcaacaagagTCTCATAATAGCCGCCGAGCGAAagcagagtagcactataacaactttcaacacacaaatgaatctaatatgataaacagcactGCTTTACCCTACGTGCACATGACCGGAAAAGTGGAAGcagcgactgcggcataataaaagttccactgctctTGAGCTGTGTGTCGCGCTCGtttctcattagcaatcgctccagcggccttgttACAGCTCTCACAGCATTCAGCcagctctgcttcatactacagtaacgttaataatctcatccatgaacttgatttctgcctgagtcctatcccaattcttttccaccagctgtagacttgaagacaacacctcccatgattccatgaaatcaaggtgtcatcaagctatgcctttgttttgaatgacaaacaagtcattcataagaagataactgatggcacctgtattcatagcaactagtttctaactaattaatcaatTGATTGTTAAGCATAAATATAGGGGGATGCTGCCCggtataatagttttcaagaacattatgtaaattggtaaactaGCCTATGCTACCAAAACGAACACCAAAACTTATCATGAACTGTTAAAAATGATAGCAATTTAAGCAAAAAATGTATGGAAAGCTGACAGCCTGCACATTTCttgaccaccttcttccatatggatcaattttctgttctgatctCAACAAATCTGGGAAAACTACTGAGtaggcaccaatcagaggccgcATTTTTATGTTatcatgtagacttcttacattttacagtattttaaaaatacaaaagtacaaaacactaaagtattttgatacaaaattctaagccattttcatcaaccctatcaaatacaaatacaaaatactattttgtatttgaaatacatgtatcagaAATACTGCCCATACCTGCCTATAGGTCATTTTTCAAAGACTTTAttatgacctatatttacgttttaaagtcatgcgccctctagctggtgtaaaaatgacagtcgtgttacgtctgtcatcATGGAATGATGTATGTATATGTCGTTACTTATTAAAATGTGAGTTCATTTAAaagcaatgtgtggactttttacacaatttttcctatttccatttagcaaaactctttttttttttattaacgactacacccaccccctacccttagtgatttatagtgcatatacacttaaTGAGCACATTCACTCCTTGGGATCGAACCCAGGATCGCATGATcgcatattgttatatattgcaatgctctaccaGTTGAGCTACGCAAAATAcgaaatgcattaaaatgaaagtgtcttgttgtcgataggggcgccactttagtaaacgctcctatgggtcgtatttcagggaagtgacaaatgacCTATATAGTTTTGGTTATTGGTTGGTGAATGTTGAAAATTTCCCTTTTATGTTCCATGAAAGAATGTAAGATGAGTTTGGATTGACATGAGATtgagtaatttgattattttactCCTTTCACATTAATAAGTTGTGCTTTGTGGTTGACCATTAATGACAAGAATTACACATAGATAGCAAACAGAACTGGAAAGTTTCTTATCTCTTGCTACTTCAGGTGTCAGACTTATTGGAAACTCCACTTGCTCTGGGAGATTAGAGATGGTTCATGGAAAAACATGGTACACAAtgtgtgctgctgcctttgaccagcaggatgcagaggttgtgtgtagagagctggactgtggggctcctgtacaggtgctgggagaagatgcttttggaaAAGGAGACGCTCAGATGTGGACACAAGAGATTCAATGCAGAGGAAACGAGTCTCAGATTCACCTCTGTCCAACGTCCTCACACAAAAGCTGTTCACATGATAAGTACCAGAGGCTGTTCTGTGCTGGTGAGTTAAAAGAATATGataataatatactttttactCATAGGGTGTGTCTcagtcagctccctagttcagtagtcagaaCACTGACCAGGAAGCCAgacattttaagggctgtctcagTCACAAAATCCTTTGAATGTTAACTCCCTAgaaatcccacaatgcactctGAAAACCTGATGCTCACTATGTTCCCTAAATGGAAATTCTTAAGCACAAAACAAATCACATGAACCAACACAATAtcaacaaaatattatcatgacatgcaatagaagATTTGAAAAGTCAAACCATTATTTAATGAAAAGTCAGCCTAAACATCAGTAGATAggtattataaaattaaaatttggcTATAATGTTGCATATATATAACATCAAAGTATATTTCATGACATACtttaaacagcataaaaaaagaaagatttttttcctttgtgttgtTAATAAACACCAGTGGTGACAATACAAGCACCAAGTCATGTCACCAGAAATTGAGCATTCATTGTCTGAATGTGTAGTGAGCCAGTGTGCTTTACCTATGCCCAAATTTGTGTACACAATATACTGATACGTGAACTAGTGTGCTTATGGAGATCCATGCATAGTCTCTATCTGTATTTTTCTGTCACTTAGATAAAAAGAATGTGAGGTTGGTTGGTGGTCCCAGTCGCTGCGCTGGTAGAGTGGAGCTTCTTCATAGAGGTCAGTGGGGAACAGTGTGTCATTATGCCTGGGATAtggctgatgctgcagtggtgtgtagagagctggactgtggagaaCCTGTAGATGCTCTGGGTGATGCTCATTTTGGACCAGGATCAGGACCAATCTGGATGGGTGGTACATTATGTGCTGGATCAGAGTCTACCCTGAAGAATTGTGGGTCAGGAGGATGGAGCATACATTCATGTACTCACAATTATGATGCCGGTGTCATCTGTTCGGGTGAGTAATTTAACTGATTGCCCAAGAATTTGTGTTGACAAAGAATATTGTTTATaaaactgtaaatgtttttatggtTATTCTATGTAACTATCAAGCAATTGTTTTTGTCTACTGTGCTCTGTCATTCATGTAATATGAACAGGTCATAAAGCTTCCAGACTTGTTAATGGATCTCACCTCTGCTCTGGGAGGTTAGAGATACTTGATGATCAGACGTGGGTTTcagtgtgtgctgctgcctttgaccagcaggatgcagaggttgtgtgtagagagctggactgtggggctcctgtacaggtgctgggagaagacgcttttggaaaaggagacgctcagatgtggacacaagagattcagtgcagaggaaatgagtctcagatttcattctGTTCAATATCATTGCCACAGAAACACAACTGCACCAGTGACAATAATGTGGGACTGATCTGTTCTggtaaattataaatattcagtgtctcttaatttgtatttgatacaGTATGTCTTCTCTGTCAGTTGCATTATACTTAATTTTAACTTCTTTGCTCTATCCAGGTTACACAGAGGCCAAACTGATGAATGGTTCAGACTCTTGTTCTGGAAGAGTGGAGCTTCGGTTCATCAATAAGTGGGGCACAGTgtgtgatgcatgctgggataTGAGAGCTGCCAGTGTCCTCTGTAGACAGCTGAATTGTGGGGTTGCTGTGTCTGTTGTGGGATCAGACTGGTTTGGCGAGGGAAGTGGTGAAATCTGGGCTGATGTGTTTGATTGTGACGGGAATGAAACAAAACTCTCAGAATGTTCCATCTCTTCATGGAGTCGAGCTGAACGTTCTCATAGACGAGATATTGGAGTCATCTGCTCTGGTGAGCAAAATCGTACTGTAATGAAGTCATGGGTTTCAGATTGAAActacacattttaataaatgtagcaTATTTTAGATACTGAATGACAAATAAATACTCTCTACAGAGAGTGAAGCTCATCTGGGGAACTGCAGCTCTCCACAAACTCTCAAATGCAGCTCCACAaaacagctgtcaatcacaaaCTTTGGTAAGAAAATCAACATCTGGGCAGATTCTTCAGATGTTAGTGATCACTaatgtgtttctctttctctgaatATTAGGTCACGGGTCCATCAGGCTGGTGGGTTCTGGGGGAGACTGTGCAGGGAGGCTGGAGGTTTTTCACAGTGGCTCATGGGGGACAGTGTGTGATGACTCCTGGGATATTAAAGATGCCCATGTGGTGTGCAGACAGCTGCAGTGTGGAGTGGCTCTCAGTAACCAGCAGGTACCAGCCTGGTTTGGTCCTGGTTCTGGACCCATATGGCTGGATGAGGTGGAGTGTGAGGGGAATGAGACGTCCATATGGAGCTGCTCATCT
Above is a genomic segment from Megalobrama amblycephala isolate DHTTF-2021 linkage group LG14, ASM1881202v1, whole genome shotgun sequence containing:
- the LOC125245630 gene encoding antigen WC1.1-like, with amino-acid sequence MRAYLCVVLLVLGFDAVNKLESLIVECRGNEIHLWDCPLSLKNHTDCSNKDHAGLTCADLSVSTTPATTTSSSPPVSQTVSSTSVSRPQTPPSLSVLVIVLGVVLLLLLVPLLILIQQNRVMRRALSKKTEAIYEELHRPTNRHHLFTHRESAVGVTPDYYNDVTTIIGPTGVDFDAVNKLESFLSPGCERMPVLLYHQCGEALLDVELIKQREMERCLMLILLTTVVKLITADGVNVRLVGGHSRCAGTVEVLHRGQWGTVCDEDWDLAAAAVVCRELDCGEPVDALSDAHFGQGSGPIWMSFVRCTGSESTLKNCGSGGWGRSTCDHTKDAGVICSEVRLVGGSRCSGRLEILDNQTWVSVCAAAFDQQDAEVVCRELDCGNPVQVLGEDAFGKGDAQMWTQEIQCRGNESQIHLCPTSPSHENNCSQEHSIALQCTDIINVRLVGGHSRCAGRVEVLHRGQWGTVCGAGWDLADAAVVCRELDCGEPVDALGDAHFGLGSKLFWMKNAICTGSESTLKKCGFLKPTEPDLCLNKSAQVICSEVRLVGGSRCSGRLEILDDQTWVSVCAAAFDQQDAEVVCRELDCGAPVQVLGEDAFGKGDAQMWTQEIQCRGNESQISFCSISLPQKHNCTSDNNVGLICSGYTEAKLMNGSDSCSGRVELRFINKWGTVCDACWDMRAASVLCRQLNCGVAVSVVGSDWFGEGSGEIWADVFDCDGNETKLSECSISSWSRAERSHRRDIGVICSGEQNRTVMKSWVSDCHGSIRLVGSGGDCAGRLEVFHSGSWGTVCDDSWDIKDAHVVCRQLQCGVALSNQQVPAWFGPGSGPIWLDEVECEGNETSIWSCSSPGWGKHDCQHKEDVGVVCSEFKEIRLTEGCEGNVEVFYNGSWGNVCYNKMDKDTASLICQELNCGRSGVLSESTPRVESARNWLDKVKCRPHDSNLWQCPSLPWGQNDCDKDEVAKITCLEQESHESPRSSLSCSTSPHQRQCSGKFI